A window of the Helianthus annuus cultivar XRQ/B chromosome 4, HanXRQr2.0-SUNRISE, whole genome shotgun sequence genome harbors these coding sequences:
- the LOC110935610 gene encoding auxin-responsive protein IAA1, protein MSTGSSELTTAGDGLRFDEMELTLGLPGDSHERKSGTKRTFKDMVDLKLGRFESPEIDESNCESSDFESKSPAKERVIGWPPVRSYRKNTMINNCKYVKVAVDGAPYLRKVDLKSCTSYQELLRVLEEMFSCFTIYNVLNEKKLMDHGNRLEHVPTYEDKDGDWMLVGDVPWKMFVETCTRIRLMKSSEAITQLDISNAHLLQL, encoded by the exons ATGTCGACAGGATCGTCGGAACTAACTACCGCGGGTGATGGTCTTCGTTTCGATGAAATGGAACTCACCTTAGGGTTACCAGGGGATTCACACGAGCGAAAGTCTGGAACAAAACGGACGTTTAAAGATATGGTTGATTTGAAACTTGGAAGGTTTGAAAGTCCGGAAATCGATGAATCCAATTGTGAATCCTCTGATTTTGAATCAAAATCCCCGGCAAA GGAACGAGTAATCGGATGGCCGCCAGTGAGATCTTACAGGAAGAACACGATGATCAACAACTGCAAGTATGTGAAAGTGGCGGTTGATGGAGCACCGTATCTTAGAAAAGTAGACTTAAAATCATGCACGAGTTATCAAGAGCTTCTTCGTGTTTTAGAGGAGATGTTTTCCTGCTTCACAATCT ATAATGTTTTGAATGAGAAGAAGTTGATGGATCATGGAAATAGATTAGAGCATGTTCCAACATATGAAGATAAAGATGGTGATTGGATGTTAGTTGGTGATGTTCCATGGAA GATGTTTGTCGAAACATGTACGCGAATAAGATTAATGAAAAGCTCGGAGGCTATTACACAACTAGACATATCTAACGCACATTTGCTACAATTGTAG